A window of Thermococcus aggregans contains these coding sequences:
- a CDS encoding potassium transporter Kef: MEGREKRFLILNLLLGTVVLTALFHYGLSLSLWESLLFAGFLSLLYTSAYIFRKRHDKRQGLSQSLKSPYMRLMLVVLVSFGFALLLFELIYVAFAKPGTSFIPIAKMLGILFIISASVLFLVANLQEKSEKKLEKVGYSWQNFLKELSTSLLVFAVACFSGVGLEKSVSMALYVFVLAGWYYSMMAHKYVVPDRVLKIRAVVNFAAVTSGLYLFVLGNIVLSALIGAFFAFVSEKDYEITRKLIEEGLLERKYAEIGAGRLFYAVFYGLGVMVALMVVTGDYSASSIRESLLTMFRLLYIFTTIFLPFETLIGWLRLKLRDGGTQ, encoded by the coding sequence ATGGAGGGGAGGGAGAAACGTTTTCTCATTCTAAACCTCCTCCTCGGGACAGTTGTTCTAACGGCTCTATTCCACTACGGCCTTTCGCTTTCACTATGGGAAAGCCTCCTATTTGCGGGCTTCCTGTCGCTTCTCTATACCTCAGCATACATCTTCCGGAAAAGACATGATAAACGGCAGGGATTGTCTCAATCTCTAAAATCACCTTACATGAGGCTTATGCTAGTTGTTCTGGTCTCGTTTGGGTTCGCACTGCTTTTATTCGAGCTTATCTATGTAGCGTTTGCAAAACCGGGCACGTCTTTCATCCCTATCGCTAAAATGCTCGGCATTTTGTTCATAATCAGTGCGTCTGTGCTGTTTCTCGTGGCGAATCTGCAGGAGAAGAGTGAGAAAAAACTTGAGAAAGTCGGCTATTCTTGGCAGAACTTCCTCAAAGAACTTTCAACGTCCCTCCTCGTGTTTGCGGTTGCCTGCTTCTCGGGGGTAGGCCTGGAAAAGAGCGTCTCGATGGCGCTCTACGTCTTCGTTCTGGCGGGCTGGTACTACTCCATGATGGCCCACAAGTATGTGGTTCCTGACCGGGTGCTTAAAATCAGGGCAGTTGTAAATTTTGCAGCGGTCACGTCCGGGCTGTATCTGTTTGTGCTCGGCAATATAGTCCTTAGTGCTCTCATTGGGGCATTCTTTGCGTTTGTGTCTGAAAAAGACTACGAGATAACCCGGAAGCTCATAGAGGAAGGACTGCTGGAGAGGAAATATGCTGAAATCGGGGCCGGACGTCTGTTTTATGCCGTCTTTTATGGGCTTGGAGTGATGGTGGCTTTAATGGTTGTCACGGGGGATTACAGCGCCTCGTCTATCAGGGAGTCTTTGCTGACCATGTTCAGGCTTCTGTACATATTTACGACGATTTTTCTTCCCTTTGAGACACTTATTGGGTGGCTGAGGCTGAAGCTTCGTGATGGTGGAACTCAATGA